tctatttaaatttttACGCCTTTGCATGTAATCTTATGTCCACATATTCTTTCTCCGGTAGAAGTTTATATTAAACTCATAGAAAGATTTCAGAAAATATAATATTGTATAGTGACTCACTATCGAGTGAAGTGTGTTGTTCatcattttaataaaataaaaactttaTATTCTGTTAACTCAATATGAattatcaaattattttttatgttatttctatataaataaatattatttatgtaaaaatataatatgtattttattattttattctatttataattaaagaaatagcatcctttaaaaaaatattttaaataaaattataaaataatatgctatatttaattaatatttatataaacaaattcaattaatGATAGTcaatgtataaaaattaaagtggaTTTGACACGATATTAATTGTTATATCTAAATATATATAAAGTAGAGGAATTTTATTAATCAAATGAAAGTGAGAAGCGAGAATAAGATGGTCCAACCCCATACAGCTATTTTAAACTAGCGTGCGGAAAAAGCAATAAAAATTTTCCTTtattctgcccattttagctACGGAATATAAAAAGAAGATATATGAGATTTTCACATTCTCATCGTGTGGTTGTGCACAAGTTACACtgaataatttatcttattttatatatgatattgacataataaatatataatttttttaatttattaaaaaaatatacgaGAGAGAAAATATACACATTTTAATAAAAGCACGACATGAATACCCTTATATTAATACGGTGTATTCaagattatatataaaaaaaaaaatctcatttttataaatTAGACTAAACTTGTTGGATTTTATTTGGATTGTTTGATAAACCTAATAGCtgaaaaaatatttcaaaattcaacaatttttaattatcattagcCATTGAcattaataacttaattataatcAAGTGTTTAAGTAGGCCCAAATAAAAACATCCCCAGTCCAATGCTATTCTTAATTTTAGTTCAATGGGCTTCCTGACAGGGGCCATCTCAATCAAGCTTTGTAAATCTCAGCATCCTTATCAGTAATTTATGCGAATGTTAtgcttaaaattatatattaaatggaataattatttttttttaggaaaaataaaataaatattaatagttaataaattaaagctaattataatttttttccaattttaatttaaaaaggaaGTGGTGGTGAAGAGAAATTAAATACCTAGTAATCTAGCATGAAGAGAAATAATCTAATAATGACTAAAAATGGTCAAAAGAAGTTAATAATAAAAAAGGAAATTACCAAAATTatggtaaaaaaaataattactataATAAAAATTTGTTGGAAATTAATTATATTCAAGACACGTAGTAATTTTGAACTGTATATTCTATGCACGTCGactaaaaataacataaaaataaataattatctaATTAAATAAGTAACTATATATTAATTAGCTAGGCCATGCCGTCTTATTTGAAAGATGCTACATCAAGGCTCTCTCATTTAAATAACTATATATTAATTAGGGATGGCGATTTAACAGCTGGGAGGTGGATTTATCTTCTCTTCTTTCTGGATTTGGGTGTGTATAATTTTGGAGTGtctgggtttgtaaatattggcCATTATTCCTAGAGAGAGGTCGAAATGATCATATTTGCATCAAGTTCGTTGTTTTCTCTTGGATCCTCCCAAGTGGCTAGTAATCTTAGTGGACGTGGGACAACTTGATCTCTAGTTTTCATCCAAGCTAAAAAGGAGAATGAAATGCCGAGCTCTACAATGCCTGTTCCGGGCTCGTCTGGCATCTCCTTGGTCCTTGGTTTCCATGGCTGACATGATTTACTTCGGACGATGCAAGTTTATGGTTCATTGGTTAGGGATCTTGGTTTTTATGATTGAGTGGTTTTGTATGCCAAATGCTTGGCACAAATCCCTTGTGTTTGTGTTGTCCGTAAGGTCTGTGCCTTCCTGATGGTAGCCGATGGAGCTTTTTGTAGGGGCTGATGGTTGTGTCTGGTAATGTTTACCGGGTTGGGTTTTAAATCCTTACTCGTTGTCCAATTCTTAGATTttgtttgtattttaggccttcTTCTTTGGCCTGAGTTCTGGTACCGCATCTATGTTGGTTAGTGGGCTACGTGAAATGAAGAATAAAGTTCACTCATCGTTGGTTCAAGTCCAtattttaaagtttaataaaatatAAGTCTATTGATTCATGAACTTAACACTTATTtgtgataaaaatttaaatggttATTGATATGATGTAATATCAGAATCAGTAGTAATTATTATATAGAttacaataattataataaattcatttatttttagaTTATGAGATTTTTTTCATAATTGCAAATATGATAAATCTAAGAATAAGCTTAGTAATGATTTTTATAAACTCCAAAATAGGAGACTTAAGACATTCTGATCATCTACCCCTCTTAAATATGATAAAAGCAACTCAATTTTATTTCGACAATctgcccatagtaagagacttcaaGACTTCTCAAACACTGCTCTAGGTTCTGAATTTCGCATACCaagtcttccttctttctttgtcAAGAGAAATGTTTGTGGCTACCGAAACAGCGGCTGCATTGGCCGTTGGGTTTGCTACGTCTCCATCACCGACCTCTTTAATTCGTTGTGTAAAATCTATAATTTTCtttatcattaaaaaaataataataaatttaacctaATTTTTAGGTAATGCCACCTATTTTTTAATCAAATacatgtgaattttttttttcacatgacATGACAcgaaaaaaattctgaaaaaaaaaagaaaaaaaaaagacatggCACGAAAATTCACAAAAAGAatagttattatattttttttaaattaatgttttattttattaaaataaaattgggtatatattattattattattattattattattattattattattattattattattattattaattttccattttcCATCCATATTGGCTGTGATGGAAATAGGAAGGGCTTGAAAAGCAGACCTTACTCGAGTAATTTTCAGGTAATGGTAAATAACGCCCTTGTTATTCTGTTAATAGATCCTCCTCCTCCAACTAACTTGCAGAAGACCCAAGAGGAGAGAAGCTAAACTAAGAGGTAACAAACATGAACAATCCTTTAACCACTCTCCTCTTCCTCGCGGTTTTAGTTGCCTCTTCTGTAACCCATGTCAGATCGGACGCATCTGACCACCGTTATAAGGACGGTGATCCTGTTCCTCTCTACGCCAACAAGGTTGGACCTTTTCACAACCCAAGGTAATTCGATCATTTGCCCTCTTTCCTCGTTCCTCTCATTGATCTGTCTTATTGATTTACTGGATCTGGGTTATTGATTTCGCTTTCGAATTCATATAGCCCTGTTTGGATGGATGTTGATTATTGGATTAGGAAAATGTGAATTAGAGAATGAGACCCGCAATGTATATTTGGGTTTTAAGTTTTGGGAATTGAATAAAAGAATGGTGCCAAATGTGTCCGTATGCGATTCTAATTTTATTTGCAATGTTTgtttaatttcaattttgatttagtAGTGTTTCCCGCCCTTTTGAGTTGTTATTGATTTTGTATTGTTACTTGGCTGATTTTTCAGCGAAACGTATCGCTATTTCGATCTGCCCTTCTGCGTTCCAGGTTCCTATCTTAACCTGATTATAGATTAGATTTtgttgaatttgtttcatttgcTGCACTTGGTTGCTAATAAGCTGGAAGTGGACCTTTTCGTTTTCTGCATTTCACACTTGATGAATCAAGAATACTTTAGAAGCCTTGAGGCGTTGAACGGTAAAAAGATattcattttttctttttattgatTTAGTCAATTTAAATGGCAGATCATCTGAGGGAGAAAAAAGAAGCTCTTGGTGAGGTGTTGAATGGAGACCGTCTAGTGAGTGCTCCATATAAACTAAATTTCAGGGATGAGAAAACATCAGCAGTTGTTTGTAAGAAGACACTTACAAAGGAGGAAGTTGCTCAGTTCAGATCTGCTATTGAAAAAGACTATTACTTCCAAATGTACTATGATGATCTGCCCATTTGGGGCTTCATAGGAAAGGTTGACAAGCAAGGCAAGACTGACCCGAGCGAGTACAAATACTTCCTCTACAAGCATATCCAATTAGATGTTCTTTACAATAAGGACCGTGTGATTGAAGTGAGTGTCCGGATGGATCCTCAATCACTGTTGGATCTGACAGAGGACAAGGAAGTTGAAACTGAGTTCCTTTATACTGTGAAGTGGAAGGAAACAGATACTTCCTTTGAGAAGAGAATGGAAAAGTACTCACTGTCTTCTTCACTGCCACATCACTTGGAAATTCATTGGTTCTCCATTATAAACTCATGTGTGACAGTTCTCCTTCTGACTGGTTTTCTTGCTACCATTCTTATGCGGGTCTTGAAGAATGATTTTGTGAAGTAAGATTTATTTCTAAATTGTGCCAATAATTACTTATTTATGGATATGTGCTTATGATATTCTGTACTTATTTCTTCAAGGTATGCACAAGATGAGGAAGCAGCTGATGATCAGGAAGAGACTGGATGGAAGTACATTCATGGTGATGTATTTAGATACCCAAAGTACAAATCTTTTTTTGCTGCAGCCCTTGGGTCTGGCACCCAGTTGTTCACTCTGTAAGGAACTCATTTACCTCATCTATTCTGAAGTATGATGCTCACTTTGTGTTTCTAGGTTTTGGCTGTGAAGATTAGTGTGTTTAACTCTTTTCATGTGCTTCCAGCACTGTCTTTATTTTTATTCTTGCACTGGTTGGTGTATTTTATCCATACAATCGAGGAGCTTTATTTACTGCACTGGTGGTCATATATGCACTAACGTCTGGAATTGCTGGATACACAGCAACTTCTTTCTATTGTCAACTGGAAGGAAAGAACTGGGTAAGTTTATATAGATTTTGTTTGGATTAGAACTACCTTTTAAAGTGTCATTCAAAAGCAAGGTTCTTCAAAGTGAACTAAGTTGTTTATTTTCCTTGTTTACAGGTGAGGAATCTTTTGCTGACAGGATGCCTTTTCTGTGGACCTCTGTTCCTCACATTCTGCTTCCTTAACACTGTTGCCATTGTTTACAGTGCAACTGCAGCATTGCCTTTCGGCACCATTGTGGTAATACTCCTTATATGGACGTTAGTAACGTCGCCATTGCTTGTGTTGGGTGGTATCGCTGGAAAAAACAGCAAGGCTGAATTTCAAGCCCCCTGCCGAACCACAAAATATCCTCGCGAGATCCCACAATTGCCTTGGTACAGGAGTACTCTTCCTCAAATGGCAATGGCAGGTTTTCTGCCATTTAGTGCTATCTACATTGAGCTATACTACATTTTTGCCAGTGTTTGGGGACACAGGATTTATACCATTTACAGCATCCTGTTTATTGTTTTCATTATTCTTCTGATTGTCACTGCTTTCATAACTGTGGCTTTGACATACTTTCAACTTGCTGCTGAAGATCATGAATGGTGGTGGAGGTACACAAACACAAGTTTTCCTTTTTCTGTTTTCATCCCTTGCTGTTGGCATTTTGCATCATAACTaaatatcttcttcttcttcttctttgctgGTGCTAATATAGCTGGCCTACTGCTGTTCACTAAAAAGAACATTCTGCATCTTCTCATATATCGTCACTTATTGTGGTTCAGTTCTGAAGTATTAATTAGAGATGTTTGAACTTAATCAGCTGTTTGCTTAAACATTGTTGAGTTTAATGGATCTTTTCTTGTATCAAAATTTGCTAATTAGAAATATTAATGTTTAGTACTGATAACATATGGATAAGTTAAAGTTGTCTCATTGTCAAACAAGATAGTTCTGTTGACTTAATATTTCGCGAAAGAAAAACTTTGATACTGTGTCTGCATGGagaatttgaaatttaatttctaGTTCAAACTTCATAAATAAAGATTTGAACCCCAAAAGGAGGGAAGCTCCAATGAATTCTTAGGCTTTATTTGGAAATTACACTTTTTAATAGGCATCTCAAATTCATCTTAAAATAACTTTTCATCCACATTTGGTGCATTGGCTTGTTAATTGGGCCATCTCTTGGCCTCCTGTGTTTCTTAATCTATTTGCAATGCTTTTAGATTAATATTATTCGATTAGACTGTCACTTACTGGCAAAAGGAAAAATTCAATATTTAGACAATCGTGTGCTTGATTATCGGATTATAATGTCAAAATATCTATTATGTGCTTATTTTAGCTTGACTATCATTTTCCTATATAATTTTGAGTTGAAAGGTTTTCATTGTTGTTTTCTATTAAAGCTGGAAATTCTCAAGTAGTATCTTATGCATTCCGCGTTTTTGGACTGAAC
The Hevea brasiliensis isolate MT/VB/25A 57/8 chromosome 15, ASM3005281v1, whole genome shotgun sequence genome window above contains:
- the LOC110668886 gene encoding transmembrane 9 superfamily member 3, whose protein sequence is MNNPLTTLLFLAVLVASSVTHVRSDASDHRYKDGDPVPLYANKVGPFHNPSETYRYFDLPFCVPDHLREKKEALGEVLNGDRLVSAPYKLNFRDEKTSAVVCKKTLTKEEVAQFRSAIEKDYYFQMYYDDLPIWGFIGKVDKQGKTDPSEYKYFLYKHIQLDVLYNKDRVIEVSVRMDPQSLLDLTEDKEVETEFLYTVKWKETDTSFEKRMEKYSLSSSLPHHLEIHWFSIINSCVTVLLLTGFLATILMRVLKNDFVKYAQDEEAADDQEETGWKYIHGDVFRYPKYKSFFAAALGSGTQLFTLTVFIFILALVGVFYPYNRGALFTALVVIYALTSGIAGYTATSFYCQLEGKNWVRNLLLTGCLFCGPLFLTFCFLNTVAIVYSATAALPFGTIVVILLIWTLVTSPLLVLGGIAGKNSKAEFQAPCRTTKYPREIPQLPWYRSTLPQMAMAGFLPFSAIYIELYYIFASVWGHRIYTIYSILFIVFIILLIVTAFITVALTYFQLAAEDHEWWWRSFLCGGSTGLFIYAYCLYYYYARSDMSGFMQTSFFFGYMACICYGFFLMLGTVGFRASLFFVRHIYKSIKCE